A stretch of DNA from Chlorogloeopsis sp. ULAP01:
TGGCGATTCTAGCTGCACTGGTTGATCGGTATTTGAGTTTTGACCCTGGTTATTTTCAAGTTCCACAGTATCCCCCTTTAACTTTGCACGTTTTTGCCGAGGACTGACTCCTTTGCCAGTGCTGCTCATAGCCATAAATCACACACCTCTAAATTATTAAGGAATTTTTAGAATATTTTTGAGAAGTCAAAATTTTCCTAATATATTTAGAGTTTAACTTTAAAGAACATTTTATATGTATAACTTTATTTAAAAGCTATACATAAGTGTTATTAATATTAAAGTTTTTTGCAATAAATTAAGAGATATTAAAATAATTTTCATTTGAACCAAAATATGCATTGTAATTTGGTCAAAGTATGTATTCGCTACTATTAAGATTGGGTATTTATAGCAAAACTGTATGACAGAATTTTGTCTTCAAGCTCCCTTTAGTCCAACAGGCGATCAACCCCAAGCGATCGCGCAACTTGCAGCAAGTATCCAAGCAGGTCATCATTATCAAACATTACTAGGAGCGACGGGAACCGGGAAGACATTTACAATCGCATCAGTAATTGAGAAAGTTGGCAAACCGACTCTAGTTTTGGCACATAACAAAACTCTGGCTGCACAGCTTTGTAACGAGTTGCGGGAGTTCTTTCCCAAGAACGCTGTGGAGTATTTCGTGAGTTACTACGATTACTATCAACCAGAAGCCTATATTCCTGTAACTGATACGTATATAGAAAAAACTGCTTCCATTAACGATGAAATTGATATGTTGCGGCACTCGGCAACGCGATCGCTGTTCGAGCGTCGTGATGTAATTGTAGTTGCTTCGATTAGCTGTATCTACGGTTTGGGAATTCCTGCCGAATACCTCAAAGCTGCGATTCCCTTTCAAGTGGGAATGGAAGTTAATCAACGGGAGATTTTACGAGATTTAGCATCGGTACAATATAGCCGCAATGATTTGGAAATAGGCAGGGGACGATTTCGTGTTCGGGGTGATGTGCTGGAAGTAGGCCCAGCATATGAAGATCGTATTATTCGGATTGAGTTCTTTGGTGATGAAATAGACGCTATTCGTTACGTTGATCCGGTAACGGGTGAAATTCTCCAAAGTTTGCAAGCGGTGAATCTCTACCCTGCACGTCACTTTGTCACCCCAGAAGAACGGTTAGAAGAAGCTTGTGATGCGATCGCCCTAGAATTAAAAGAGCGCAAAGCCGAATTAGAGGCAGCAGAAAAATTACTAGAAGCGCAACGTATAGATCAGCGAACGCGCTATGACTTAGAAATGCTGCGAGAAGTTGGTTACTGCAACGGCGTCGAAAACTACTCTCGTCACTTGGCAGGAAGACTAGCAGGAGAACCGCCAGAGTGTTTGGTTGATTATTTTCCTAAAGATTGGCTGTTGGTAATCGATGAATCTCACGTAACTGTGCCGCAAATTCGCGGTATGTACAACGGCGATCAAGCCAGGAAAAAAGTATTAATTGAGCATGGTTTTCGCTTACCTAGTGCTGCCGATAACCGCCCTTTGAAAGCAGAAGAATTTTGGGCAAAGGTAAATCAATGTGTTTTTGTTTCTGCGACTCCAGGAGACTGGGAAATAGAAGTTTCTCAAGATCATGTGATAGAGCAAATTATTCGCCCCACTGGTGTAATAGATCCAGAAATTATTGTTCGTCCGACAGAAGGGCAAATTGATGATTTATTAGGTGAAATCAAAGATAGGGTAGATCTCCACGAGCGGGTGTTGGTGACAACTTTAACAAAACGCATGGCAGAAGATTTAACTGAGTACCTGCAAGAAAATAGTATTCGAGTAAGATATTTGCATTCTGAAATTAATTCGATTGAGCGCATTGAAATTATTCAAGATTTACGCGACGCCAAGTTTGATGTCTTAGTTGGTGTGAACTTATTGCGAGAAGGGCTAGACTTACCAGAAGTTTCGCTTGTAGCAATTTTAGATGCAGATAAAGAGGGTTTTTTACGTGCCGAACGTTCTTTAATTCAAACTATTGGGAGGGCAGCACGTCACGTTCGGGGGCAAGCAATTATGTATGCCGATAACCTCACAGATAGCATGATTAAAGCTATTGATGAAACCGAACGCCGTCGCGGTATTCAAATGGCATACAACCGGATGCACGGAATTACACCGCAACCAATAGTCAAGAAATCGAGTAACGCAATTTTATCTTTCTTGGAAGTATCGCGAAGGTTGAATGCTCAAGAGTTAGAAACAGTCGAGCAACATATAGATGAATTGCCGTTAGAAAACATTCCAGAATTGATTACTCAACTAGAAGCACAGATGAAAGAAGCGGCGAAGAAATTAGAATTTGAGGAGGCGGCAAAGTTACGCGATCGGATTAAGCATCTGCGGGATAAGTTGGTGGGACGTTAGATAAATACCCTTGTAGAGACGCAATAAATCAACTTGCGTTTCTACTTCAAAACTATGATATACCCTAAGCGTAATTCTCAATCAAAAAGTTAAGCCAATCAGGCAAATGAACGACTATTAATCTCGTTGATAGTCTCAATAATTCTGTCTTCACTATGTTGATAATCCATCTCTCTAGCAACTACTAATGCTTGCTGATAGTATTCCAGGGCTTCGGAGTGCTGCTCTAACTCCAAAAATACTTCTCCAATATATTCAAGGTTTTCAAGTTCATCCATGCGGTTTCCTAATTTCTTACGAATCATTAGGGCTTGCTGATAGTTTTCTAGAGCTTTTTCATATTCTTTTAAATCTCTATAAATTAATCCTAAAATACTAAGAGTATTGCCCTCACTCATAATGTCTCCAATTTCTCGATGAATTGCTAGAGCTTCTTGAAGATAATCTTGTGCCTTTGAGTAATTTGCTAGATTGCGATAGACATCACCGATGAGATAAAGAGTCTCTCCTTGACCTGGAACAGCGTTAATGTCTCGCCGAAGGGCTAAGGCAAGTTCGTAGTAGTTTAATGCTTTTTCAAATTCGCCTAAGCTAGCGTAAAGTAAACCAATATTGCTCAAAATAGTAGCTTCTGTGTCACGAGCGCCTACCTTACTAGCTATTACTAAGGCTTCTTCATAGGATTCTAAAGCTGCTGCATAATGCCCGCAACGACAGTATATGTGAGCAATATTATTAAGAGTCATGCCTTGAATAGCAAAATCACCTATCTCCTGATGCAAGCTCAAAGATTCTTTATAGTATTGAAGTGCTTTCGGGAATTCTCCTAGAAAACTGTAGACTGCTCCAATATTATTTAAAGTAATACCTTCGCCTTCCCGCGCTCCTATTTCCCGAAGAATTGATAAAGCTTGACAATAATATTCTAATGCTTCACAGTACTGCCCTTGCTGGTCGTAAATTCCTCCAAAATTATTGAGAACTGTAGCTTCATTAGCGCGATCGCCTAATTCTCGGAAAATTTTCAAGGCTTTGTTGTAGTGTTCCAGCGCTTTTGAGTATTGTCCCAAGCTGCGATAAACACATCCAATATTATTTAGAGAAGAAGCTTTGCCTGCTAAATTATTATTTTCTATATCTATCTCAAGAGCTAGCTGATGTAGTTCTAATGCTTTTACATACTGACTAAATTCATTATAAATTCCTCCTAGATTATTAAGAATGCTTGCTTCAAGACCTCGATTATTTTGTTTCTTGGCAATTTCCAGTGCTTCTTGATGTTTTCTAGTGCTTTTTGATTCTGTCCTAAATTTTTATATATTAATCCAATATTAGTGAGAGTAGTAGCTTCACCAGATTTATCGCCTATTTCTCTACGGATAATTAGAGAGTGATGAAAGTACTGTAGCGCTTCTGAGTATTGTCCAAAGAAGTAATATACTATGCCGATATTATTGACTATAAGACCTTCCATTTTTCGATTCTTCACCTGACGATGAAGGGGAAGTACTTGCTGATAGTTATCTAATGCATTTG
This window harbors:
- the uvrB gene encoding excinuclease ABC subunit UvrB, producing MTEFCLQAPFSPTGDQPQAIAQLAASIQAGHHYQTLLGATGTGKTFTIASVIEKVGKPTLVLAHNKTLAAQLCNELREFFPKNAVEYFVSYYDYYQPEAYIPVTDTYIEKTASINDEIDMLRHSATRSLFERRDVIVVASISCIYGLGIPAEYLKAAIPFQVGMEVNQREILRDLASVQYSRNDLEIGRGRFRVRGDVLEVGPAYEDRIIRIEFFGDEIDAIRYVDPVTGEILQSLQAVNLYPARHFVTPEERLEEACDAIALELKERKAELEAAEKLLEAQRIDQRTRYDLEMLREVGYCNGVENYSRHLAGRLAGEPPECLVDYFPKDWLLVIDESHVTVPQIRGMYNGDQARKKVLIEHGFRLPSAADNRPLKAEEFWAKVNQCVFVSATPGDWEIEVSQDHVIEQIIRPTGVIDPEIIVRPTEGQIDDLLGEIKDRVDLHERVLVTTLTKRMAEDLTEYLQENSIRVRYLHSEINSIERIEIIQDLRDAKFDVLVGVNLLREGLDLPEVSLVAILDADKEGFLRAERSLIQTIGRAARHVRGQAIMYADNLTDSMIKAIDETERRRGIQMAYNRMHGITPQPIVKKSSNAILSFLEVSRRLNAQELETVEQHIDELPLENIPELITQLEAQMKEAAKKLEFEEAAKLRDRIKHLRDKLVGR
- a CDS encoding tetratricopeptide repeat protein produces the protein MEIAKKQNNRGLEASILNNLGGIYNEFSQYVKALELHQLALEIDIENNNLAGKASSLNNIGCVYRSLGQYSKALEHYNKALKIFRELGDRANEATVLNNFGGIYDQQGQYCEALEYYCQALSILREIGAREGEGITLNNIGAVYSFLGEFPKALQYYKESLSLHQEIGDFAIQGMTLNNIAHIYCRCGHYAAALESYEEALVIASKVGARDTEATILSNIGLLYASLGEFEKALNYYELALALRRDINAVPGQGETLYLIGDVYRNLANYSKAQDYLQEALAIHREIGDIMSEGNTLSILGLIYRDLKEYEKALENYQQALMIRKKLGNRMDELENLEYIGEVFLELEQHSEALEYYQQALVVAREMDYQHSEDRIIETINEINSRSFA
- a CDS encoding tetratricopeptide repeat protein; amino-acid sequence: MLSLLRMLASSLLRLLRVICWLANALVAQVQRSGGWSHLRRGFMLREQGLYRDALKDFSHALSLFQKIKDHKNEGIALTHIGSLYYHLGQYSNALDNYQQVLPLHRQVKNRKMEGLIVNNIGIVYYFFGQYSEALQYFHHSLIIRREIGDKSGEATTLTNIGLIYKNLGQNQKALENIKKHWKLPRNKIIEVLKQAFLII